In Musa acuminata AAA Group cultivar baxijiao chromosome BXJ2-3, Cavendish_Baxijiao_AAA, whole genome shotgun sequence, the following proteins share a genomic window:
- the LOC135607222 gene encoding probable indole-3-pyruvate monooxygenase YUCCA10 — protein sequence MKTEVVIVGAGPSGLATAACLSVLSIPYVVLEREACSASLWKLRTYDRVKLHLAKRFCELPHMPIPRNAPTFVPKNQFIQYLDAYVERFNINPVYSSHVELASYDEASKTWRVMARNALTDQVEEYRSRFLVVASGENSEGFIPDLPGLQTFSGKILHSSSYKSGRPYTSKKVLVVGSGNSGMEIAYDLAEHESRTSIVINSPLHVVTKEMIHMAMVMLGYLPVSVVDALVVLLSKLKYGDLSTYGIVRPSLGPMRLKAVTGRSSVIDVGTIEKIKTGEIEVVKGVTNIRGNEVEFEDGKSYHFDAIVFATGFRTNPGKWLQDADSFIGEEGYPRQKFPNHWKGRNDLYFVGFGRSGLAGCSTDAQNAADDIARKRTTVSYSSQR from the exons ATGAAGACTGAAGTAGTGATCGTCGGTGCCGGGCCTTCCGGTTTGGCCACCGCTGCATGCCTCAGTGTTCTCTCTATTCCCTACGTGGTGCTCGAGAGGGAGGCCTGCAGTGCGTCGCTGTGGAAGCTTCGGACCTACGATCGTGTGAAGCTTCATTTGGCCAAGCGGTTCTGCGAGCTGCCGCACATGCCGATCCCCAGAAACGCCCCGACCTTCGTCCCCAAGAATCAGTTCATCCAGTACTTGGACGCTTACGTCGAACGTTTCAACATCAACCCCGTTTACTCCTCTCACGTCGAGCTCGCCTCCTACGACGAAGCCAGCAAGACCTGGCGCGTCATGGCGAGGAACGCGCTGACCGATCAGGTCGAGGAGTACAGGAGTCGGTTCTTGGTGGTGGCTTCCGGCGAGAACTCCGAAGGGTTCATCCCGGACCTCCCCGGCCTGCAGACCTTCTCCGGGAAAATCCTCCACTCGTCGTCCTACAAGTCGGGCAGACCCTACACCAGCAAGAAAGTCCTCGTCGTCGGCAGTGGCAATTCCGGGATGGAGATAGCTTATGATCTGGCGGAACACGAATCGAGGACTTCCATAGTCATCAACAGCCCG CTTCATGTGGTGACCAAGGAGATGATACATATGGCGATGGTCATGCTGGGTTATCTCCCTGTAAGTGTGGTGGATGCATTAGTTGTCCTTCTGTCCAAGTTGAAGTACGGAGACTTGTCCACGTACGGCATTGTTAGACCAAGCTTGGGGCCGATGCGCCTCAAGGCCGTCACCGGAAGGTCATCCGTTATCGACGTCGGGACCATCGAAAAGATCAAGACGGGAGAGATCGAG GTGGTGAAGGGGGTAACCAACATCAGAGGAAATGAGGTTGAGTTCGAAGATGGCAAATCATACCATTTCGATGCTATAGTCTTTGCCACCGGCTTCAGAACCAATCCCGGGAAATGGCTACAG GATGCTGATTCATTCATAGGCGAAGAAGGGTATCCCAGACAAAAGTTTCCAAATCACTGGAAGGGAAGGAATGATCTCTACTTTGTAGGTTTTGGTAGAAGTGGGTTGGCCGGTTGTTCGACGGACGCTCAAAACGCTGCCGATGACATCGCCAGAAAGAGAACAACGGTTTCTTATTCTTCACAGAGATAA
- the LOC135607221 gene encoding probable amino acid permease 7 isoform X1 yields the protein MAGEEEEGSSPLLLKLPKASEEQEEHVNRSGTIWTAIAHIITAVIGAGVLSLAWSMAQLGWIAGPIVMVLFAAVTLIQSTLLADCYRTPDPEDGHLRNRHYMDAVRLFLGERSVWICGFLQQLSLYGAGLAYTITAATSMRAIQKSDCYHREGQNAACSYGESFYMLLFGVVQIVFSQIPGFHEMAWLSIFAAIMSFSYSFIGFALGLAKVIGDGTIKGGIGGIPMASTSQKVWRVSQALGDIAFAYPYSIILFEIEDTLKSPPPENQTMKKASMTSIFITTSFYLCCGCFGYAAFGNDTPGNLLTGFGFYEPYWLIDFANACIVLHLVGGYQVYCQPVFCFVERLAAGRFPNSGFVNKLYTIRLPLLPPCRTNLFRLCFRTVYVATTTGLAMFFPYFNQVLGLLGAFGFWPLAVYFPVEMYLVQKKIRAWTKKWVLLQMFSVVCLLVSILAFFGSVVGVISEKLS from the exons ATGgccggagaagaggaagaagggagcTCCCCTTTGCTGTTGAAGCTTCCAAAAGCATCAGAGGAGCAGGAAGAGCATGTGAACAGAAGTG GCACCATATGGACAGCCATCGCCCACATAATAACAGCAGTGATCGGCGCCGGAGTTCTCTCTCTGGCGTGGAGCATGGCTCAACTGGGTTGGATCGCTGGCCCCATAGTCATGGTGCTCTTTGCTGCAGTCACTCTGATCCAATCAACGCTGCTCGCGGATTGCTACAGAACACCCGACCCTGAGGATGGACATCTCAGGAACCGCCACTACATGGATGCTGTGAGGCTTTTCTTGG GTGAGAGAAGTGTTTGGATTTGTGGGTTCCTTCAGCAACTAAGCTTGTACGGTGCAGGGTTAGCCTACACCATCACAGCTGCCACCAGCATGAG GGCCATTCAGAAATCAGATTGTTATCATAGAGAAGGCCAAAATGCTGCATGCTCATATGGAGAGAGCTTTTACATGCTGCTGTTTGGAGTTGTTCAGATAGTTTTCTCCCAGATACCTGGCTTTCATGAAATGGCATGGCTCTCTATTTTTGCAGCCATCATGTCCTTCAGCTACTCTTTCATTGGATTCGCACTTGGCCTGGCCAAAGTGATTG GAGATGGAACAATAAAAGGTGGGATCGGAGGCATTCCCATGGCATCTACATCACAGAAAGTGTGGCGGGTTTCTCaagcgctgggagacatagcattTGCCTACCCATACTCGATTATTCTCTTTGAAATAGAG GATACACTGAAATCGCCGCCGCCGGAGAACCAAACGATGAAGAAAGCATCCATGACCTCCATTTTTATCACCACATCCTTCTACCTCTGCTGCGGCTGTTTCGGCTACGCCGCCTTCGGCAATGACACTCCGGGAAACCTCTTGACAGGATTTGGCTTTTACGAACCCTACTGGCTCATCGACTTCGCCAATGCTTGCATTGTCCTCCACCTCGTGGGAGGCTATCAG GTTTACTGCCAGCCAGTGTTCTGTTTCGTGGAGAGATTGGCTGCAGGGAGGTTCCCCAACAGTGGGTTCGTGAACAAGCTGTACACGATCCGGTTGCCATTGTTGCCACCGTGCAGAACGAATCTGTTCAGGCTGTGCTTTAGAACAGTGTACGTGGCGACCACAACAGGCCTCGCCATGTTCTTTCCCTACTTCAATCAGGTGTTGGGGCTGTTGGGAGCCTTCGGCTTCTGGCCCCTGGCCGTGTACTTCCCCGTGGAGATGTACCTTGTGCAGAAGAAGATAAGAGCTTGGACGAAGAAATGGGTTCTTCTTCAGATGTTCAGTGTTGTCTGCTTGCTTGTTAGCATACTTGCCTTCTTTGGATCAGTTGTTGGAGTGATCAGTGAGAAGCTAAGCTAA
- the LOC135607221 gene encoding probable amino acid permease 7 isoform X2, with product MAQLGWIAGPIVMVLFAAVTLIQSTLLADCYRTPDPEDGHLRNRHYMDAVRLFLGERSVWICGFLQQLSLYGAGLAYTITAATSMRAIQKSDCYHREGQNAACSYGESFYMLLFGVVQIVFSQIPGFHEMAWLSIFAAIMSFSYSFIGFALGLAKVIGDGTIKGGIGGIPMASTSQKVWRVSQALGDIAFAYPYSIILFEIEDTLKSPPPENQTMKKASMTSIFITTSFYLCCGCFGYAAFGNDTPGNLLTGFGFYEPYWLIDFANACIVLHLVGGYQVYCQPVFCFVERLAAGRFPNSGFVNKLYTIRLPLLPPCRTNLFRLCFRTVYVATTTGLAMFFPYFNQVLGLLGAFGFWPLAVYFPVEMYLVQKKIRAWTKKWVLLQMFSVVCLLVSILAFFGSVVGVISEKLS from the exons ATGGCTCAACTGGGTTGGATCGCTGGCCCCATAGTCATGGTGCTCTTTGCTGCAGTCACTCTGATCCAATCAACGCTGCTCGCGGATTGCTACAGAACACCCGACCCTGAGGATGGACATCTCAGGAACCGCCACTACATGGATGCTGTGAGGCTTTTCTTGG GTGAGAGAAGTGTTTGGATTTGTGGGTTCCTTCAGCAACTAAGCTTGTACGGTGCAGGGTTAGCCTACACCATCACAGCTGCCACCAGCATGAG GGCCATTCAGAAATCAGATTGTTATCATAGAGAAGGCCAAAATGCTGCATGCTCATATGGAGAGAGCTTTTACATGCTGCTGTTTGGAGTTGTTCAGATAGTTTTCTCCCAGATACCTGGCTTTCATGAAATGGCATGGCTCTCTATTTTTGCAGCCATCATGTCCTTCAGCTACTCTTTCATTGGATTCGCACTTGGCCTGGCCAAAGTGATTG GAGATGGAACAATAAAAGGTGGGATCGGAGGCATTCCCATGGCATCTACATCACAGAAAGTGTGGCGGGTTTCTCaagcgctgggagacatagcattTGCCTACCCATACTCGATTATTCTCTTTGAAATAGAG GATACACTGAAATCGCCGCCGCCGGAGAACCAAACGATGAAGAAAGCATCCATGACCTCCATTTTTATCACCACATCCTTCTACCTCTGCTGCGGCTGTTTCGGCTACGCCGCCTTCGGCAATGACACTCCGGGAAACCTCTTGACAGGATTTGGCTTTTACGAACCCTACTGGCTCATCGACTTCGCCAATGCTTGCATTGTCCTCCACCTCGTGGGAGGCTATCAG GTTTACTGCCAGCCAGTGTTCTGTTTCGTGGAGAGATTGGCTGCAGGGAGGTTCCCCAACAGTGGGTTCGTGAACAAGCTGTACACGATCCGGTTGCCATTGTTGCCACCGTGCAGAACGAATCTGTTCAGGCTGTGCTTTAGAACAGTGTACGTGGCGACCACAACAGGCCTCGCCATGTTCTTTCCCTACTTCAATCAGGTGTTGGGGCTGTTGGGAGCCTTCGGCTTCTGGCCCCTGGCCGTGTACTTCCCCGTGGAGATGTACCTTGTGCAGAAGAAGATAAGAGCTTGGACGAAGAAATGGGTTCTTCTTCAGATGTTCAGTGTTGTCTGCTTGCTTGTTAGCATACTTGCCTTCTTTGGATCAGTTGTTGGAGTGATCAGTGAGAAGCTAAGCTAA